The following are encoded in a window of Brevibacillus sp. DP1.3A genomic DNA:
- a CDS encoding aspartyl-phosphate phosphatase Spo0E family protein yields MHLGTSPKRELEGAPKSKCTIWGAGIEASRHHLDLETSIEQLRQQMIELAGTHGLTSDAVLGVSQQLDKYIVMAQNTHKADSIW; encoded by the coding sequence GTGCACCTAGGAACATCCCCGAAAAGAGAATTAGAAGGTGCCCCGAAAAGTAAGTGCACGATCTGGGGCGCGGGAATAGAAGCAAGTCGCCATCACTTAGATCTAGAAACAAGCATCGAACAACTACGACAACAAATGATTGAATTGGCAGGAACACATGGTCTTACTAGTGACGCAGTTTTGGGTGTAAGCCAGCAATTGGACAAATATATTGTGATGGCACAAAACACCCATAAAGCAGATAGCATCTGGTGA
- a CDS encoding aminopeptidase P family protein — protein sequence MTITMDSKEFINRRQRLAEKMPDHSVLVLFSGVVKTRSNDDKYPFSPNRNFYYLTGIARSNLILMITKRAGIVTETLFLQRPNELEAKWTGAVLSDQEAKEQSGIEHFDYLDEWLESFGTFMRRCEGKYSLYLDLYRYLWSDEQTPAETFAEDAQKKYRTLQIHDAGPWLKELRMVKSPAEIVEIRRAIAITDEAIRRMWSHARPGIMEYELEAHYDFTLKSHGVRELPYLPIIASGINATVLHYEANNQRAEDGDLVLLDLGATSNYYAADISRTFPVNGRFTERQKVIYQLVLEAEIKTIEAVKPGVTLTQLNDVTKQVLTDGLLRLGLIQESSELPKYYYHSVAHHLGLDTHDVSDYSAALQPGMVITIEPGLYIEEEAIGIRIEDNVLVTEDGCEVLSPQIPKEIEDVELLIGKKE from the coding sequence ATGACAATAACTATGGATTCAAAAGAGTTTATCAATCGCCGTCAAAGACTCGCGGAAAAAATGCCTGATCACAGCGTACTTGTCCTATTTTCAGGGGTTGTCAAGACACGCAGCAATGACGATAAATATCCGTTTTCACCGAACCGCAACTTCTATTATCTAACGGGCATTGCGCGAAGCAACCTCATTCTCATGATTACGAAACGCGCTGGCATCGTGACCGAAACGTTATTTCTTCAGCGCCCAAATGAGCTGGAAGCGAAATGGACAGGGGCCGTCTTATCAGATCAAGAGGCGAAAGAGCAGTCTGGTATCGAACACTTTGACTATCTCGATGAGTGGCTGGAGTCATTTGGAACCTTTATGAGGCGCTGTGAAGGCAAGTACTCGCTCTATCTTGACTTGTATCGCTATCTGTGGAGCGACGAGCAGACTCCTGCAGAGACTTTTGCCGAAGACGCACAAAAGAAATACCGGACCCTGCAGATTCACGATGCGGGCCCATGGCTGAAAGAACTGCGTATGGTGAAAAGTCCGGCAGAGATCGTAGAAATCAGACGTGCGATTGCGATCACAGATGAAGCAATCCGGCGCATGTGGTCGCATGCACGTCCTGGAATCATGGAATATGAGCTAGAGGCGCACTATGATTTCACGTTGAAGTCGCATGGTGTTCGCGAGCTTCCTTATTTACCTATTATCGCTAGCGGAATCAATGCTACTGTCTTGCACTATGAAGCGAATAATCAGCGTGCGGAAGATGGTGACTTGGTCCTCCTTGACCTCGGTGCAACATCGAACTACTATGCGGCTGATATTTCGCGAACGTTTCCCGTGAATGGTCGCTTTACAGAACGTCAGAAAGTGATCTATCAACTCGTGCTCGAAGCAGAAATCAAGACCATCGAAGCAGTCAAGCCTGGTGTCACACTCACACAACTCAATGATGTCACGAAACAAGTCCTGACAGACGGCTTACTGCGCCTCGGCCTCATCCAAGAAAGCAGTGAGCTCCCCAAATACTACTATCATTCCGTGGCTCATCACCTTGGACTGGATACGCACGATGTCTCGGATTACAGTGCTGCTTTGCAACCTGGTATGGTGATCACGATTGAACCTGGTCTGTACATAGAGGAAGAAGCGATTGGCATTCGGATTGAAGATAATGTGTTAGTAACAGAAGACGGCTGCGAGGTGCTCTCACCGCAGATCCCGAAGGAAATCGAAGACGTGGAATTGTTGATTGGCAAAAAGGAATAG
- a CDS encoding peptide ABC transporter substrate-binding protein has protein sequence MKKGLLAFAALLALAVPALSACGSDKPATSSDQQTGAAVKQVITANLRGEPYTLDPAFASDTTSYWVIDHLYEGLYRYSQNGDISEGATEKVEVSPDGKTYTFTLRPEMKWSNGDPLTAHDYEYSWKRVLNPQTAAYEPSALYYIQGAEAYNTGKGSVDDVQIKAKDDRTLIVGLKDPITYFPKIMMSRAYLPVNKKVVDADKNWAAEAKGIVTNGPYTVESWDHNSQLTIAKSQSYWEKEKVTMETVHFKMVNEATTYYQMFKTGALDLIDSLPIDVIEQEKEKEEYKSFPDYSIYTYTFNVEEKPFTNAKIRQAFSYAIDRDILTKNVTKGGQLPAYGYTPFGVKTPSGKDFREEVAPYYQFDPAKAKQFLAEGLKEEGWTELPPITLKYSTAENHKKIAEALQEMFKQNLGVQVKLENQEWKTYIDTFKQKNFQIARMGWGGDYLDPLAMLELYTGKSSRNFTNWANPKFDELIEKAKVEQNEEARMKLLHDAETILMQDMPVIPVYFNNENYLNSKKVEGIRFSVTGTPDLRWAKRVAE, from the coding sequence ATGAAAAAGGGATTGCTCGCTTTTGCCGCATTGCTGGCGCTCGCTGTACCTGCGCTTTCTGCGTGCGGCAGCGATAAACCGGCTACGTCTTCCGATCAACAGACGGGAGCAGCCGTCAAACAAGTCATTACCGCTAACCTGCGGGGCGAACCGTACACTTTAGATCCGGCATTCGCTTCCGATACCACCTCGTACTGGGTGATTGACCATCTGTACGAAGGATTGTACCGATACAGCCAAAATGGAGACATCAGCGAAGGGGCAACAGAAAAGGTGGAAGTCTCCCCGGACGGAAAAACCTACACGTTTACCCTGCGCCCCGAGATGAAATGGTCGAACGGCGATCCCTTGACGGCGCATGACTACGAATACTCATGGAAACGCGTGCTGAATCCGCAGACTGCCGCCTATGAACCATCCGCACTCTACTACATACAAGGCGCGGAGGCATACAACACGGGCAAAGGTAGCGTGGATGACGTTCAGATTAAGGCAAAGGATGACCGCACACTCATCGTCGGATTGAAAGACCCGATCACCTATTTCCCGAAAATCATGATGAGTCGCGCCTATTTGCCGGTGAACAAAAAAGTCGTGGATGCAGACAAAAACTGGGCGGCCGAAGCGAAAGGCATCGTGACCAATGGCCCGTACACCGTGGAGAGCTGGGACCACAACAGTCAACTGACAATCGCCAAAAGTCAGAGCTACTGGGAGAAAGAAAAGGTAACGATGGAAACCGTCCACTTCAAGATGGTCAACGAAGCAACTACCTACTACCAGATGTTCAAAACAGGAGCGCTCGACCTGATTGACTCCCTGCCGATCGACGTAATTGAGCAAGAAAAAGAAAAAGAAGAGTACAAATCATTCCCGGACTACAGCATTTATACGTACACGTTCAACGTAGAGGAAAAGCCATTCACTAATGCGAAAATTCGTCAGGCCTTTTCCTACGCGATCGATCGGGACATCCTGACGAAAAACGTGACCAAGGGAGGCCAGCTCCCGGCGTACGGTTATACACCATTTGGGGTAAAAACTCCTTCGGGCAAGGACTTCCGAGAAGAAGTAGCGCCTTACTATCAGTTTGATCCGGCTAAGGCGAAGCAGTTCCTGGCTGAAGGTTTGAAGGAAGAAGGCTGGACAGAGCTTCCGCCAATTACACTGAAATACAGCACCGCGGAAAACCACAAGAAGATCGCCGAAGCGCTACAAGAAATGTTCAAGCAAAACTTGGGTGTGCAAGTGAAGCTGGAAAATCAAGAGTGGAAAACGTACATCGATACGTTCAAGCAGAAAAACTTCCAGATTGCCCGCATGGGTTGGGGCGGCGATTACCTCGATCCGCTCGCGATGCTGGAGCTGTATACAGGGAAAAGCTCCCGCAACTTCACCAACTGGGCCAATCCGAAGTTTGACGAGCTGATCGAAAAAGCAAAGGTTGAGCAAAACGAGGAAGCACGCATGAAGCTTCTGCACGACGCTGAAACCATTTTGATGCAGGACATGCCCGTCATCCCGGTTTATTTCAATAACGAAAACTACCTCAACAGCAAAAAGGTCGAAGGCATCCGCTTCAGTGTAACCGGGACACCGGACCTGCGTTGGGCGAAAAGAGTGGCAGAGTAA
- a CDS encoding ABC transporter ATP-binding protein → MVDNIVGVENLAKSFEIGGGQRVRAVDRVSFEIRRGETLGIVGESGCGKSTLGRTIVGLYPATAGRILFQGKDIATMDRRERWEANRHMQLIFQDPQASLNPRLRVGDIIAEGIDSYGLAKGKEREERIYRLLELVGLHPSHAKRFPHEFSGGQRQRIGIARALAVEPSFIVADESISALDVSIQAQIVNLLADLQAERSITYLFIAHDLSMVKHISDRIGVMYLGQMMELAPSEELFATPLHPYTQALISAMPISHPAQREEREQIVLTGEPPSPIHPPSGCPFRTRCPVAQGVCARTAPDWKEVRDGHWIACHLVQ, encoded by the coding sequence ATGGTTGACAACATTGTAGGGGTGGAGAATCTCGCTAAATCGTTTGAGATTGGCGGAGGCCAACGGGTTAGAGCTGTTGACCGAGTCTCTTTTGAAATCAGGCGAGGGGAGACGCTCGGAATCGTTGGGGAAAGCGGCTGCGGCAAGTCTACGCTGGGCAGGACGATCGTGGGCCTGTACCCGGCTACTGCGGGTCGCATTCTGTTTCAAGGCAAAGACATCGCCACGATGGATAGACGTGAGCGATGGGAAGCAAACCGCCACATGCAGCTGATCTTCCAGGATCCGCAGGCCTCACTCAATCCGCGTTTACGGGTGGGCGACATCATCGCCGAAGGAATCGACTCCTATGGTTTGGCAAAAGGAAAAGAGCGAGAAGAACGCATCTATCGGCTGCTGGAGCTAGTAGGATTGCACCCAAGCCACGCAAAACGCTTTCCGCATGAATTCAGCGGCGGCCAGCGACAACGGATCGGAATCGCCCGTGCGCTTGCGGTGGAGCCCAGCTTTATCGTGGCAGACGAGTCCATCTCCGCACTAGATGTGTCCATTCAGGCGCAAATCGTCAATCTTTTAGCCGATCTTCAGGCAGAGCGGTCCATCACCTATTTGTTTATCGCCCATGATCTGTCGATGGTGAAGCACATCAGCGACCGGATTGGTGTGATGTATCTGGGGCAGATGATGGAGCTTGCCCCGAGCGAGGAGTTGTTTGCCACGCCGCTACATCCGTACACGCAGGCGTTGATCTCGGCTATGCCGATCTCCCATCCTGCCCAGCGCGAAGAGCGGGAGCAGATTGTACTGACCGGAGAACCGCCCAGCCCGATTCATCCGCCAAGCGGTTGCCCGTTTCGCACCAGATGTCCGGTTGCCCAAGGCGTTTGCGCCAGAACAGCGCCGGATTGGAAGGAGGTGAGGGACGGACACTGGATCGCTTGCCATCTTGTACAGTAG
- a CDS encoding ABC transporter ATP-binding protein: MKPLLEVDQLRVSFRTYGGEVQAVRGVSFSVKEGETLAIVGESGCGKSVTARALMGMIPPRSGQVKGGSIRFRGRELTGLPKLEWQQVRGSQIGMIFQDPMTSLNPTMKIGQQIAEGLIKHLKQTKTEAKEETLKLLERVGISEAARRFEQYPHELSGGMRQRVGIAMALACQPQLVIADEPTTALDVTIQAQILRLMKELQEQLNTSVILITHDLGVVAEVADHVAVMYAGVVVESGPVGEIFDNPRHPYTQGLLQSVPRLEAGKKERLIPIEGTPPDLFRPPAGCPFAARCRFAMEICVEHMPQSNSFFNQHEASCWLNDPRAQKSRSVDGSREGDTWLTTL, from the coding sequence GTGAAACCATTGTTGGAAGTAGATCAGCTGCGCGTCTCCTTTCGCACGTACGGTGGAGAGGTGCAGGCGGTAAGAGGGGTTTCCTTTTCTGTGAAGGAGGGAGAGACGCTGGCGATTGTCGGGGAAAGCGGCTGTGGAAAAAGTGTGACTGCTCGAGCATTGATGGGGATGATTCCTCCGCGATCCGGTCAGGTAAAAGGCGGTAGCATTCGGTTTCGCGGGCGTGAACTGACGGGGCTGCCGAAGCTGGAATGGCAGCAGGTTCGTGGCTCGCAGATCGGTATGATCTTTCAGGACCCGATGACCTCACTGAACCCCACGATGAAAATCGGTCAGCAGATTGCGGAAGGGCTAATCAAACATCTTAAGCAGACGAAGACGGAAGCAAAGGAAGAGACGTTGAAACTGCTGGAGAGGGTAGGCATTTCGGAGGCGGCGAGACGATTTGAACAATATCCGCATGAGCTAAGCGGAGGTATGCGGCAGCGTGTCGGTATCGCCATGGCGCTTGCTTGCCAACCGCAGTTGGTTATCGCCGACGAGCCGACGACAGCGCTCGACGTGACCATTCAGGCGCAGATCCTTCGTCTGATGAAAGAGTTGCAAGAGCAGTTGAACACCTCGGTCATTTTGATCACACACGATTTGGGCGTCGTCGCAGAGGTGGCCGATCATGTCGCGGTAATGTACGCAGGCGTAGTGGTGGAGAGCGGCCCGGTTGGAGAAATCTTTGACAACCCGCGCCACCCATACACACAAGGACTGTTGCAGTCTGTGCCACGTCTCGAAGCAGGTAAAAAAGAGCGGCTGATCCCCATCGAAGGGACACCACCGGATCTGTTTCGTCCGCCTGCCGGTTGCCCGTTCGCTGCACGTTGCCGATTTGCCATGGAAATTTGCGTAGAGCATATGCCGCAATCGAATTCGTTTTTTAATCAGCATGAGGCGAGCTGCTGGCTGAACGACCCGCGTGCCCAAAAGAGCAGAAGCGTGGATGGTAGCAGGGAGGGAGACACATGGTTGACAACATTGTAG
- a CDS encoding ABC transporter permease encodes MANQATQLDSLFRPVDRNRLSEEIRKRPSLGYWQEVLQRVCRNKLAMLGFFLLMAVVTLSIIGPILVPHSPHEQSLTKGNLPLSDEHWFGTDDLGRDMWARTWVGGQISLFIGVAAAAIDLVIGVCVGGISGYMAGRNKLGDRVDNILMRLAEILYSIPYLLVVILLMVVLEPGLTTIIIALSLTGWVGMARLVRGQIMQIKRQEFVLAAEKLGTSHAKIIIKHLLPNTIGVIIVNLTFTIPHAIFAESFLSFLGLGVQAPTASWGTMANDALAVMLSGQWWRLFFPGFMISLTMFACNALGDGLQDALDPRIRK; translated from the coding sequence ATGGCCAATCAGGCAACACAACTGGATAGCCTGTTTCGACCAGTAGACCGAAACAGGCTATCCGAAGAAATTCGGAAACGTCCCAGTCTCGGATATTGGCAGGAGGTATTGCAGCGGGTGTGCCGCAACAAGCTGGCAATGCTCGGGTTCTTCCTGCTCATGGCAGTGGTAACCCTCTCGATCATCGGTCCGATTCTCGTTCCCCACAGCCCGCATGAACAGTCATTGACGAAGGGTAATCTGCCGCTGTCGGACGAGCATTGGTTTGGAACGGATGACTTGGGTCGGGACATGTGGGCACGTACCTGGGTAGGCGGTCAAATCTCTTTGTTTATTGGTGTGGCGGCAGCTGCTATCGACCTAGTGATCGGTGTATGCGTCGGCGGGATTTCCGGTTACATGGCAGGGAGGAACAAGCTGGGCGACCGTGTGGACAACATCCTGATGCGATTGGCTGAAATTCTGTACAGCATTCCGTATCTGCTGGTGGTAATCCTGCTGATGGTGGTTCTGGAGCCTGGTCTCACTACGATCATTATTGCCCTTTCACTAACTGGGTGGGTCGGAATGGCCCGCCTGGTCAGAGGACAAATCATGCAGATCAAGCGTCAGGAGTTTGTGCTGGCTGCAGAAAAGTTGGGTACCTCTCATGCCAAAATTATCATCAAACATCTGCTGCCGAATACGATCGGCGTCATCATCGTCAACCTGACCTTTACGATACCGCATGCGATTTTTGCCGAATCGTTTCTCAGCTTTCTTGGGCTGGGTGTGCAAGCGCCAACCGCCAGCTGGGGAACCATGGCCAACGACGCGCTAGCGGTTATGCTGAGCGGACAGTGGTGGCGGCTGTTTTTTCCGGGATTCATGATTTCCCTTACCATGTTCGCGTGCAACGCGCTCGGGGATGGTTTGCAGGACGCACTGGACCCGCGGATCAGGAAATGA
- a CDS encoding ABC transporter permease codes for MLHYSVKRGFLMIVTLWIIVTVTFVTMHLIPGDPFASDAKMLPEEVVKNMRAEYNLDQPITVQYLLYLKGLLQFDLGPSIQSKTRDVNTLIAEGFPASAVLGLQSFIVALAGGITLGIVAALYHNRTLDFLSMFAAIIGISVPSFILAPLLIKYMAVKWELLPVAAWGSWEHSILPTLALAIGPLAIIARFVRASMLEVWQQEYINTAEAKGLGTFSIVVRHGMRNAILPVLTFIGPLFANLMTGTFVVEKIFAIPGLGKYFVESIFNRDYPVILGTTVFYSFVLIFTLYIIDLLYRVIDPRIRLTSGGK; via the coding sequence GTGCTTCATTATTCGGTCAAGCGTGGCTTTCTCATGATCGTTACCCTTTGGATTATTGTCACGGTAACGTTTGTGACCATGCACCTGATTCCGGGTGACCCGTTCGCGTCTGACGCCAAAATGCTTCCAGAAGAAGTGGTAAAGAACATGCGGGCGGAGTACAACCTGGATCAGCCAATCACGGTACAGTACCTGCTCTATCTGAAAGGATTGCTGCAATTTGACTTGGGGCCCTCTATCCAGTCCAAGACGAGGGATGTGAACACGCTGATTGCAGAGGGATTCCCCGCATCGGCTGTTCTGGGACTCCAGTCGTTTATTGTCGCACTGGCAGGTGGAATCACACTGGGAATCGTAGCGGCACTCTATCACAATCGAACCTTGGATTTCTTGTCTATGTTTGCAGCCATCATTGGGATCTCCGTCCCCAGTTTTATTCTGGCGCCACTTTTGATCAAGTACATGGCGGTCAAATGGGAGCTTCTGCCCGTTGCTGCGTGGGGGAGTTGGGAGCATTCGATACTTCCAACGCTTGCGCTCGCTATCGGTCCGCTCGCCATTATCGCCCGTTTCGTACGAGCCAGCATGCTTGAGGTTTGGCAACAGGAATACATAAACACAGCGGAGGCGAAAGGGCTTGGCACCTTTTCTATTGTCGTTAGACACGGGATGCGTAATGCCATCCTACCGGTTCTTACCTTTATCGGTCCGCTGTTTGCCAACCTGATGACGGGAACCTTTGTGGTGGAAAAGATTTTCGCCATTCCCGGGCTCGGCAAATACTTCGTGGAAAGTATTTTTAACCGCGATTATCCCGTTATTTTGGGAACGACAGTGTTTTACAGCTTTGTGCTCATTTTTACTTTGTACATCATCGACCTACTGTATCGGGTGATTGACCCGCGCATCAGATTGACGAGTGGAGGGAAGTAG
- a CDS encoding sulfite exporter TauE/SafE family protein — MTIDLVITLFVIGFAGSFISGLVGIGGSIIKYPMLLYIPPALGFVAYTAHEVSGISAIQVFFATLAAVWTLRKDKLIHYQLVLYMGSAIIVGSLLGGYGGKYLSAEAINIVYAILATIAVILMFLPKKRMDEREQYEVIFHKPTAVLSALIVGGASGIVGAAGAFILVPIMLIILKIPTRVTIASSLAITFLSSIGSTAGKWMAGDILLWPSVIMVIASIMAAPLGTKVSKRLDTRVLQTILALLILATTIKIWADILIFIRV; from the coding sequence ATGACTATCGACCTTGTGATCACACTGTTTGTTATCGGTTTCGCGGGATCATTTATTTCTGGTCTCGTCGGAATCGGGGGCTCCATCATCAAGTATCCGATGCTTCTGTACATTCCGCCCGCCCTTGGATTCGTTGCTTACACAGCTCACGAAGTATCCGGAATAAGTGCAATCCAAGTATTTTTTGCCACCCTAGCTGCTGTTTGGACTCTGCGAAAAGATAAGCTTATTCACTACCAGCTCGTTCTGTACATGGGAAGTGCCATTATCGTAGGAAGCTTGCTTGGAGGGTATGGAGGAAAATATCTATCGGCAGAAGCCATCAATATCGTTTACGCCATCCTGGCCACCATTGCTGTAATCTTGATGTTCCTGCCAAAAAAGCGAATGGACGAACGTGAACAGTACGAGGTTATCTTTCATAAACCAACAGCCGTATTATCCGCTTTGATTGTCGGAGGCGCCTCCGGAATTGTCGGGGCAGCTGGCGCTTTTATTTTGGTTCCCATCATGTTGATCATCCTCAAGATCCCGACAAGAGTTACGATTGCTTCATCTCTTGCCATTACCTTTCTTTCTTCCATCGGTTCGACTGCAGGGAAATGGATGGCGGGGGACATATTACTGTGGCCATCCGTGATCATGGTAATCGCCAGTATCATGGCAGCGCCGCTCGGTACGAAGGTCAGCAAACGTTTGGATACACGGGTTCTCCAAACCATTCTGGCCTTGTTGATCCTAGCCACCACGATTAAGATTTGGGCTGACATCCTTATATTCATACGTGTATGA
- a CDS encoding rhodanese-like domain-containing protein codes for MLLRYFYDEKLAHASYLVGCQKTGEAIVIDPARNLAPYFQVAKAEGVTIVAATETHIHADFVSGARELGAAYQAKLFLSNEGDEDWKYQYLEGLNHQLVHDGDRFFIGNLLFEVMHTPGHTPESISFLLTDLGGNADRPIGIFTGDFVFVGDIGRPDLLEKAAGMKGTSESGARAMFQSLQKFKQLPDYMQVWPAHGAGSACGKALGAVPSSTVGYEKLFNWAMTHSSEEEFVKALLDGQPEPPTYFAVMKRVNKEGPALLNELPVVQEFNSFEQVKESLENGQIIDTRPFQNFAKGHLEGTLHIPFNKSFANWVGWIVDYDRPVHVMTTPDELNEILQALHSVGIDHVTGFIDSGKLMESEVSSLETIEEVTPLEIAERVGKGEVHVVDVRNLTEWKEGHIPDAQHIMLGTLAMRLDEIPHDKPLLVQCRSGARSAIGASILQANGFKDVMNLSGGILKWQKDGLAVVERG; via the coding sequence ATGTTGTTGCGTTACTTTTATGATGAAAAACTGGCCCATGCATCTTATCTGGTTGGCTGCCAAAAAACCGGGGAGGCGATTGTGATCGATCCCGCCCGCAATCTGGCTCCTTATTTTCAAGTCGCTAAAGCAGAGGGAGTTACCATTGTAGCCGCAACGGAAACCCACATTCACGCTGATTTTGTGTCTGGTGCCAGGGAACTGGGCGCAGCCTATCAGGCGAAGCTGTTTTTATCCAATGAGGGCGATGAAGATTGGAAATATCAATACTTGGAAGGTTTGAACCATCAGCTTGTCCACGATGGGGATCGCTTTTTTATCGGGAACTTGCTATTTGAAGTTATGCATACGCCTGGCCATACACCCGAAAGCATCTCCTTCCTTTTGACAGACCTCGGAGGGAATGCAGATCGCCCCATCGGGATCTTTACGGGAGATTTTGTCTTTGTCGGCGATATCGGCAGACCGGACTTGCTCGAAAAAGCGGCGGGAATGAAGGGTACGTCCGAGTCAGGTGCAAGAGCCATGTTCCAGTCCCTCCAAAAATTCAAGCAACTGCCGGATTATATGCAGGTATGGCCAGCTCATGGCGCAGGAAGTGCTTGCGGCAAAGCACTGGGGGCCGTGCCGTCTTCTACCGTCGGTTATGAAAAGCTCTTTAACTGGGCGATGACACACTCCAGTGAAGAGGAATTCGTCAAGGCACTCCTGGATGGACAACCAGAGCCACCAACGTATTTTGCAGTGATGAAACGAGTGAATAAGGAAGGTCCTGCCTTGCTTAACGAACTCCCTGTTGTTCAAGAGTTCAACTCGTTTGAACAGGTAAAGGAATCGCTGGAAAACGGACAGATTATCGATACGCGTCCTTTCCAGAATTTTGCGAAGGGGCATCTGGAGGGAACACTTCACATTCCTTTTAACAAGTCATTCGCCAACTGGGTGGGCTGGATCGTCGATTACGATCGTCCGGTTCATGTCATGACTACCCCAGATGAGCTGAACGAGATTTTGCAGGCCTTGCATTCCGTAGGGATTGATCATGTTACAGGCTTTATCGACAGCGGCAAGCTGATGGAAAGTGAAGTGTCTTCGCTCGAGACAATCGAAGAGGTAACACCGTTGGAGATTGCAGAACGGGTGGGAAAGGGAGAGGTTCACGTAGTAGATGTACGTAATCTGACTGAGTGGAAGGAAGGACACATTCCGGATGCACAGCACATCATGCTCGGTACGCTCGCCATGCGGCTGGATGAGATTCCTCACGATAAGCCTCTTCTCGTACAGTGCCGTTCCGGTGCCCGATCCGCTATTGGCGCAAGCATTCTTCAGGCAAATGGATTCAAGGATGTAATGAATTTGAGCGGCGGAATCTTGAAATGGCAAAAAGACGGCTTGGCAGTCGTAGAACGAGGGTAA
- a CDS encoding FAD/NAD(P)-binding oxidoreductase — protein MAKQAHYTVVIVGAGSAGISVAARIVRASKRLKGQVAIIDPASKHYYQPLWTLVGGGAAKKEESERDLSSLIPAGVDWICDAVTMFQPEQHTLSTKQGTIFSYDYLVVAAGLQIDWERVKGLRDAVGKNGVCSNYAYQTVESTWEAIRSFKGGTAIFTHPNSPVKCGGAPQKIMYLADDYFRKLHVRNQSEIIFASAKGSIFDVPTYANTLNNVIRRKNIETRYKHNLMEVRADSKEAVFENLDTKEQVVWKYDMLHVTPPMKAPDFIANSALADTGGWLDVDPFTLAHKRFPTIFSIGDCTNLPTSKTGAAIRKQAPVVEKNLLALINGNPLVAKYDGYTSCPLVTGYNKLVLAEFDYNLTPCETFPFDQSEERFSMYLMKRELLPILYWNGMLKGLM, from the coding sequence ATGGCAAAACAAGCTCATTATACGGTTGTTATCGTGGGAGCAGGCTCAGCCGGTATCTCTGTTGCTGCCCGTATCGTCCGGGCTTCCAAAAGGCTCAAGGGACAAGTCGCCATCATCGATCCCGCGTCCAAGCATTATTATCAGCCTTTGTGGACATTAGTCGGAGGTGGTGCCGCGAAAAAGGAGGAATCCGAGCGCGACCTCTCCTCTCTGATTCCCGCAGGCGTCGACTGGATTTGCGATGCGGTCACCATGTTTCAGCCGGAACAACACACGCTCAGTACGAAGCAAGGAACCATCTTTTCCTATGACTACCTCGTTGTTGCTGCTGGTTTGCAAATAGATTGGGAGAGGGTAAAGGGCCTGAGGGATGCCGTCGGCAAGAACGGCGTTTGCAGCAACTACGCTTACCAAACAGTAGAAAGTACATGGGAAGCGATCCGGAGCTTTAAAGGCGGCACTGCCATTTTTACTCACCCGAATTCACCCGTAAAGTGCGGTGGAGCCCCTCAGAAAATCATGTATCTGGCTGATGATTACTTTCGTAAGTTACATGTGCGCAACCAGTCAGAGATCATTTTTGCATCGGCGAAGGGAAGTATTTTTGACGTTCCTACGTATGCCAATACCCTCAATAACGTCATTCGTCGCAAGAACATCGAAACCAGATACAAGCATAATCTAATGGAAGTGCGAGCGGATTCCAAAGAAGCCGTATTCGAGAATCTGGACACGAAAGAGCAGGTAGTATGGAAGTATGACATGCTTCATGTGACCCCTCCCATGAAAGCACCTGATTTCATTGCAAACAGCGCATTGGCAGACACAGGAGGCTGGCTCGATGTCGATCCATTTACGCTTGCGCACAAAAGATTTCCCACTATTTTCAGCATAGGCGATTGCACGAATCTTCCCACGTCCAAAACCGGAGCTGCTATTCGCAAACAGGCGCCTGTCGTCGAGAAAAACCTCCTCGCGCTGATCAATGGTAATCCATTGGTTGCCAAGTATGACGGTTATACATCCTGCCCGCTCGTAACAGGGTACAACAAACTGGTGCTGGCCGAATTTGATTACAATCTGACGCCGTGTGAAACCTTTCCTTTTGACCAATCTGAAGAGAGATTCAGTATGTACTTGATGAAAAGAGAACTGCTTCCCATCCTTTATTGGAATGGCATGCTTAAAGGATTGATGTAA